Proteins from a genomic interval of Dasania marina DSM 21967:
- a CDS encoding murein transglycosylase domain-containing protein, producing MHTAQPLLPSPLCLLMLATMLLAPLSQANNLKDAFAELELEQSSGANHKPATAHKNPAAVSEFEQWQSQQQQQYANYKQAYFKALHDYKQNILAQWQNAEISDKKNWVEYSDDLQTKRVVDFANNEIRISVLDNNLSNEQLDQLIKANLSYLLAQTPNSARKNDPVLKLAGSVSDSSDAISRSTILSELADYSRNSFSMQAAELAQHAVIQQPSSSGNAQYKTPTVITIKLPPSSVRERAKKYQNLVANNASRYQLDPTLVFAIMHTESAFNPLARSHVPAYGLMQIVPESAGRDVALRLYGKDQILSPDYLYNASNNVQAGATYIHILYYSYLKAVENPLSRLYCVIAAYNTGAGNVARAFVNQRSLQRALPIINQLSPQQVYQRLVEHLPYEETRHYLQRVVSRQQLYGESS from the coding sequence ATGCACACGGCCCAGCCTCTATTGCCATCGCCCCTATGTCTATTAATGCTAGCCACTATGCTACTGGCGCCGCTATCACAGGCTAACAACCTAAAGGACGCCTTTGCAGAGCTAGAATTAGAGCAAAGCAGCGGCGCTAACCACAAACCGGCAACAGCGCATAAAAATCCCGCTGCGGTTAGCGAATTTGAACAATGGCAAAGCCAGCAGCAACAACAATACGCCAATTATAAGCAAGCCTACTTCAAAGCCCTGCATGATTATAAACAGAACATACTGGCACAATGGCAAAACGCTGAGATCAGCGATAAAAAAAACTGGGTAGAATACTCCGATGATTTACAAACCAAGCGCGTAGTAGACTTTGCCAATAATGAAATACGCATTAGCGTGCTAGACAACAACCTAAGTAACGAGCAACTAGACCAGCTCATAAAAGCTAACCTCAGCTACCTACTGGCGCAAACCCCTAATAGCGCCAGAAAAAACGACCCCGTACTCAAACTAGCCGGCAGCGTAAGCGACAGCAGCGACGCCATTAGCCGCAGCACTATTTTATCGGAGCTGGCCGACTACAGCCGCAACAGCTTTAGCATGCAGGCCGCCGAACTGGCGCAACACGCGGTAATACAACAACCCAGCTCCAGCGGCAACGCACAATATAAAACGCCTACCGTTATTACTATTAAGCTACCCCCCAGCAGTGTGCGCGAGCGCGCCAAAAAATATCAAAACTTAGTCGCCAACAATGCCAGCCGTTACCAGTTGGACCCGACATTGGTTTTTGCCATCATGCATACCGAAAGCGCCTTTAACCCGCTGGCGCGCTCCCATGTGCCTGCCTATGGTTTAATGCAAATCGTGCCAGAATCTGCTGGCCGCGACGTGGCCCTGCGTCTATACGGCAAAGATCAAATCTTATCGCCAGACTACCTCTACAATGCCAGTAACAATGTGCAGGCAGGCGCGACCTATATCCATATTCTGTATTATTCCTATTTAAAAGCCGTAGAAAATCCATTGAGCAGACTGTACTGCGTCATAGCCGCTTATAATACCGGCGCGGGCAATGTTGCTAGGGCCTTTGTCAATCAACGCAGCCTACAACGCGCCCTGCCTATCATTAACCAGCTCAGCCCGCAGCAAGTGTATCAGCGCTTAGTGGAACACTTACCCTATGAAGAAACCCGCCACTATTTACAGCGCGTGGTCAGCCGCCAGCAACTCTATGGTGAATCTTCTTGA
- a CDS encoding LPP20 family lipoprotein, with product MKTLNLATLGLAASVLLTACGGSPTKEELAKADPYPAWFYNPTVENGIAAASCVPIPGSNVSVAQKQATANGRANLAFQIETKVKAMDKTYDRVTTTNAGSSTGGTFESVSKQVTQQSLSGSRAIKFERVLDDDKKMMCALVALTPEATNQLFKSLVKSAEVNLSPDHESVLKEQFMAYKAQQELDQELMK from the coding sequence ATGAAAACCCTAAACTTAGCTACTCTTGGCCTTGCGGCTAGTGTTTTACTAACCGCCTGTGGCGGCAGCCCCACCAAGGAAGAGCTGGCAAAAGCCGACCCCTACCCCGCCTGGTTTTACAATCCCACGGTAGAGAACGGCATAGCCGCTGCCAGCTGCGTGCCCATCCCCGGCAGCAATGTGTCGGTGGCGCAAAAACAAGCCACCGCCAATGGCCGTGCTAATCTGGCTTTTCAAATAGAAACCAAAGTTAAAGCCATGGATAAAACCTATGACCGCGTCACCACCACCAACGCAGGGTCATCTACCGGAGGTACCTTTGAGAGCGTTTCTAAACAAGTCACCCAACAAAGCCTATCGGGCTCACGGGCGATTAAATTTGAGCGTGTGCTAGACGATGATAAAAAAATGATGTGCGCGCTAGTCGCTTTAACGCCAGAGGCGACTAACCAGCTGTTTAAAAGCCTGGTCAAATCAGCCGAGGTTAATTTATCACCCGATCATGAATCGGTATTAAAAGAACAGTTTATGGCCTACAAGGCGCAACAAGAACTAGATCAAGAATTGATGAAGTAA
- the parE gene encoding DNA topoisomerase IV subunit B, with translation MSEYNAKSIEVLTGLDPVRKRPGMYTDTTRPNHLAQEIIDNSVDEALAGHATKIDVIVHKDGSLTCTDDGRGMPVDMHPEQGLPGVEVILCTLHAGGKFSNDNYQFSGGLHGVGVSVVNALSTSLDVTIRRDGQVHHIAFANGEKSSDLKVIDSCGKRNTGTSIRFMPNGSYFDSAKFSLLRLKHVLRAKAVLCPGLQVSFVDEASGEKEQWFYEDGLKDYLLSHTQGWETLPADPFIGSFSGSSEGVDWAVQWLPEGGELITESYVNLIPTAQGGTHVNGLRSGLLDALREFCEFRHLLPRGIKLAPDDVWDKCSYILSSKLSDPQFSGQTKERLSSREAAAFVSGVAKDAFSLWLNHHTEEAEKIADMCINNAQTRMKKSKKVARKKVTSGPALPGKLADCSSGEPERGELFLVEGDSAGGSAKQARDRQFQAILPLRGKILNTWEVDSQEILASEEVHNIAVAIGVDPDSNDLSGLRYHKICILADADSDGLHIATLICALFLRHFRPLVTAGHIYVAMPPLYRIDVGKEVFYALDESEKKGVLDRIEAEKKRGKVGVQRFKGLGEMNPLQLRETVMDADTRRLVRLTLEADDETNQMMDMLLAKKRSGDRKIWLESKGDMAEI, from the coding sequence ATGAGTGAATACAACGCAAAATCCATAGAGGTCTTAACCGGCTTAGACCCGGTGCGCAAGCGCCCGGGCATGTACACCGATACCACCCGTCCCAACCATCTAGCCCAAGAAATCATAGACAACAGTGTCGATGAAGCGCTGGCGGGGCACGCGACTAAAATAGATGTGATCGTACACAAAGATGGCTCGCTGACGTGTACCGACGACGGTAGAGGCATGCCAGTGGATATGCATCCCGAGCAAGGCCTGCCTGGGGTAGAGGTGATACTGTGTACCTTACACGCAGGTGGCAAATTCAGTAACGATAACTACCAATTTTCCGGCGGTTTGCACGGGGTGGGGGTGTCGGTAGTTAACGCCCTCTCGACAAGCTTAGATGTCACCATACGCCGTGATGGCCAAGTGCACCATATCGCTTTTGCCAACGGCGAAAAAAGCAGCGACTTAAAAGTGATAGATAGCTGCGGCAAACGCAATACCGGCACCAGCATACGGTTTATGCCCAATGGCAGTTATTTTGATTCCGCCAAGTTTTCACTGCTGCGTTTAAAACATGTGCTTAGAGCTAAGGCAGTGTTATGTCCGGGTTTGCAGGTAAGTTTTGTCGATGAAGCCAGCGGCGAAAAAGAACAGTGGTTTTACGAAGATGGTTTAAAAGATTATTTACTATCCCATACCCAGGGTTGGGAAACACTACCGGCAGATCCTTTTATAGGCAGCTTTAGTGGCTCTAGCGAAGGGGTGGATTGGGCGGTGCAATGGTTGCCTGAAGGTGGCGAACTGATCACCGAGTCCTATGTTAACTTGATCCCCACGGCGCAAGGCGGTACGCACGTTAATGGTTTGCGTTCCGGTTTATTAGACGCGTTGCGCGAGTTTTGTGAATTTCGACATTTATTGCCACGCGGTATTAAGTTGGCGCCGGATGATGTGTGGGATAAGTGTAGCTACATACTGTCATCGAAGTTATCTGACCCACAGTTTTCAGGCCAAACCAAAGAACGTTTAAGTTCGCGCGAAGCGGCGGCCTTTGTTTCGGGCGTGGCCAAAGATGCCTTTAGCCTATGGTTAAATCATCATACTGAAGAAGCCGAAAAAATTGCCGACATGTGTATTAATAATGCACAGACACGCATGAAAAAATCGAAAAAAGTGGCGCGTAAAAAAGTCACCAGCGGCCCGGCACTGCCTGGAAAATTGGCCGACTGCTCTAGCGGTGAGCCTGAGCGCGGTGAATTGTTTTTGGTAGAGGGTGACTCGGCGGGAGGCTCTGCCAAGCAAGCGCGCGACCGACAGTTTCAGGCGATACTGCCACTGCGGGGTAAAATCTTAAATACTTGGGAAGTGGATTCACAAGAGATACTGGCCTCAGAAGAGGTACATAATATCGCCGTGGCCATAGGTGTGGACCCTGACTCCAACGATCTTAGCGGCCTGCGCTATCACAAAATCTGCATATTGGCGGATGCGGACTCCGACGGTTTGCATATCGCTACCTTAATTTGCGCGCTGTTTTTACGCCACTTCCGTCCCCTAGTGACGGCGGGCCATATCTATGTCGCCATGCCGCCGCTGTATCGTATAGACGTAGGTAAAGAAGTTTTTTACGCCCTAGATGAGTCTGAAAAGAAAGGGGTGTTGGATCGCATAGAGGCCGAGAAAAAACGCGGTAAGGTAGGGGTGCAACGCTTTAAAGGTTTGGGTGAAATGAACCCGCTGCAATTGCGCGAAACAGTTATGGATGCCGACACTCGCCGCCTAGTGCGTTTAACTTTAGAGGCCGATGACGAGACCAATCAAATGATGGATATGCTGTTGGCGAAAAAGCGCAGTGGCGATAGAAAGATTTGGCTGGAAAGTAAAGGCGATATGGCTGAGATATAA
- a CDS encoding YqiA/YcfP family alpha/beta fold hydrolase encodes MRPLLLYIHGFSSSGQSEKALAVGDYIKQYCPEIDYLAPSFPNYPAAAFDAIKAVIESEIAKGRDKIGMIGSSLGGFMATMVGELYQLKAVLVNPAVKPSKLMPVLLGENTNFHTGEKFLLTQAHLQELVEIECSAMQHPQNYWLMLQTGDETLNYRWAKKYYGKSPQHIEEGGNHRFENFEQHLPAVLQFLELSDG; translated from the coding sequence ATGCGCCCCTTGTTACTCTATATACACGGTTTTAGTAGTTCAGGTCAGTCAGAAAAAGCACTTGCTGTCGGCGATTATATTAAACAATATTGCCCAGAGATTGATTATCTAGCCCCTAGTTTTCCTAATTACCCCGCTGCTGCCTTTGATGCGATTAAAGCCGTCATTGAGTCGGAAATAGCCAAGGGCCGTGACAAAATAGGCATGATAGGCAGCTCGCTAGGGGGCTTTATGGCCACCATGGTAGGGGAGCTGTATCAGCTAAAAGCGGTATTGGTGAACCCCGCGGTGAAGCCCTCAAAATTGATGCCGGTGTTATTGGGCGAGAACACGAATTTTCACACCGGTGAAAAATTTCTGCTGACCCAAGCGCATTTGCAAGAGTTGGTGGAGATAGAGTGCAGCGCCATGCAGCATCCCCAAAACTACTGGCTAATGCTGCAAACCGGTGATGAAACGTTAAATTACCGCTGGGCTAAAAAATACTATGGCAAAAGCCCGCAACACATAGAAGAGGGTGGCAACCACCGCTTCGAAAACTTTGAACAACATTTACCCGCAGTGCTGCAGTTTTTAGAATTAAGCGACGGCTAG